DNA from Phragmites australis chromosome 16, lpPhrAust1.1, whole genome shotgun sequence:
GTTCGCAGTCACCGGGAGGAGCGCATTCGGTCGCGATCCGTCCAATTCGGTACGGCCGCATTTGGCATCCCTACCTGTTTCAATCAGGCTTTCGGGGAGGGGCGaactaaattcatgatcttGATTTGTTGCTTTCCACAGATCACCAGGAACGAGATGGGGAAGCGCCTAAACGTGCTGGCACAGGTGAAATCTCTGCTTCCAGATGCACCCATGTTCTGAAATCAAATACTACtttgatcccaaatataagtctatttagGATTGTCCTAAGTCAAACCATTTTAGTTTTGATGACCGatttctaaaaatacatatagattgacaacataagaTTGATGTTATTAGagtcatcatgaaaaatactttcctaatatataactctttctatttGAAATAGTATATTTTATAGACATTGCTAGTCAAAGTGTCATATTGGAGATCGTATCATTTCCTAAttgacttatatttgggatgaGGAAGTATGTAAGATTGGGAATTTGGGATTTAAAAATGTCGTCATGAATTATCGTGCTAGGACACATTTGATGCGGTGAAAGAGCCTGTACAGACAGTTGCATGCGACCCAGGCGAGCGCAACAAGGAGGGAACGTTTATTGTAGTTAATCATGGCACCCAACTGGGAGTCTGGGACAGGATGGAGTAATTCAGCAAACTATTGATGGGAAAGGTTGTTTCAGATAGATCAAGTGAATCAAGGGGGAGCGAGGACGACAGACTGCAGAATGGAGAAGAGATGAAGGAGATGGAGTCACATGATCCAAATAAGAGAGAGCATGTTGACGAGGTTGTCTTTACTAGCAAAGGGGGTTCTCTGTTGGGTAAAGAGAGCAGCTTTGACAGCGATGGTGAAGCGAGGGAGCAAAGTGTTGCTGCTATGCGCAGCGAGCCAAATATGTCACTGAAAAAGGCAAAAGAGAGTGGCCTATTGATAAATTGAAAAACTTGTCAACCGATCAAATTCGTGTCCAAAGAGAAAAAATTATAGGTATTAAGTTTATGAATTATGAGAACTAACTATATTTATAGGATATGAAATATAGAACCTTTCCATTTTATAATGAAAACAAGTCATTCTAGGACTATAATTAGTAAGCTGCTATTGCTATGCTAGTGACATAGTGGAATATGCAGAATTCCATCATAATGATTTGTACTCAAAACACTgtttttttccattttgttGACAAGTTTTATCTTGATGGCTTTCCTGCTGATAACTAGTTAGTTTGTGCATCTATTTCCCTCTGTCAGGTAATGTTTTACCTTTTTCAATTTCCCTTGTACATGCTTCAGGTTTAGTAAAACTAGGTGCGGACaatttgaaaatattattaACATGATTGTTTCATATAAGCATTATATATCTTGCTTTccctctcattttctttcaaTGTTAAGTAATTATTTAGTTCCCAGTGGTTTAATGTTCCCAGGAAAACGCGGCTGATAGATCATCTGAGCAATTGACAGGTGCTGCCTCAGAAGGGTTAAATGCAAAGGCAAATAGAAGTAATACCAGTCATCATACAAGTTCTCCAGATAATACAATACGTGTCATCAAGGACCAGTTAAGAAGAGCAAAAACATATATTCTGCTCCTACCTTCTAGAGGCAATCATGGCTTTGTTAGGGATCTCCGAAGAAAGATGAGGGATATCCAGCAAGCGCTCAGTGATGCAACCAGGCATAGGCGGTTACCAAATAAGTACTTTCTCTTTCGTTGCACTGCAAAGTTCACATTGGCATTTCCAATTATTATGTGTACCTGTTGTTTAGGTACTATTTTATGGGAAGTGAACATCTCTAACCTGCTTAGTTTAATTTTATTGCCTACACAGTGTCCATGGAAAAATTAGAGTTATGGAGTTGATGTTAACAAAGATCAAACAAGTACATGAAAACTGTGTGTCTGTTATTGATAAGCTACTAGCAACCCTTCATTCCACCGAGGACCAAGTTCAGACTCTCAAGCAACGGGCTGACTATCTAGCGCAAGTAGCGGCTAAAGCTCTACCTAAAAGGCTTCACTGTCTTGCACTGCGTCTTACAAATGAATATTATTTGTCCAGCTCCTACAATCAGAATTTTCCATATGAAGAAAAGTTTGAAGATCCGAAACTGCAACATTACGCATTATTCTCGGATAATGTACTGGCAGCTGCTGTAGTTGTGAACTCAACTCTGGTAAATGCTAAGGTAAAGTATTGAAACGTTCGGGAGTTGTAGAATACATATAACTAATGAAGAAGTGCAAATCAACTTATGCTGCAGTAAATATATGATAAGGTTCAGTTTTACTTCATATGTACCAAGAACTAACATTTTAACCAAAAATCTGATGCAGAAACCAACAAACCATGTCTTCCATATTGTGACAGATAAAGTTAATTATGCTGCAATGAGAATGTGGTTCTTGAGAAATCCCCTTGGCAAAGCTGCCGTTCAGGTTCAGAACATTGAAGAGTTTACATGGCTAAATTCGAGCTACAGTCCAGTTTTGAAGCAACTGGAGTCCCATTTCATGATCAATTACTACTTCAAGACTGGTCAGGATAAGCCTGACAAAAATCCGAAGTTCCAGAACCCCAAGTACCTGTCCATTCTCAACCATCTGAGGTTTTATCTTCCAGAGATCTTCCCAAAGCTTAGCAAGGTCTTATTTCTTGATGATGATACTGTAGTCCAGCAGGACCTAAGTTCACTTTGGTCGATAGATCTCAGAGGCAAAGTTAATGGTGCTGTACAAACCTGTGGGGAGACCTTCCATAGGTTTGATAGGTACCTCAACTTCTCAAATCCACTAATTGCTAAGAAGTTTGATCAGCGTGCTTGTGGCTGGGCTTATGGCATGAACATGTTTGATTTGTCTGAGTGGAGGAAGCAGAATATTACTGATGTCTACCACTACTGGCAGAAACTGGTGAGTATTCATGAGCTTATCAATAATTTTAAGCAAAAATTGCCGTAAATATTTGCAGTAGACATTGCAAGTAATTAATCCTTGCGGCACAACTTTTCTACCTAATCCTTATCTTAAAGTATTAACTTCACTAAGACTGTAATGTTACACCTGCATACCTAACCAGACGTTTGATTTGGTATTCGTTAGTGCCGTATTATGTTCTTGTGTTACCACATATTTCACTAAAGGATATGATATCTCATTTCTGCAGAATGCAAACAGGCAATTATGGAGGTTAGGAACACTTCCTGCTGGTCTTGTCACATTCTGGAACCACACCTTCCCTCTTGATCGTTCATGGCATCTCTTGGGTCTAGGGTACAAGCCAAATGTCAACCAAAGGGATATGGAGGGGGCAGCTGTAATACACTACAATGGGAATCTGAAACCTTGGCTTGAGATTGGATTGCCCAAATACCGCAAATACTGGTCGAAGTATGCCAATTTTGATAATGTTTTTCTACGGGAATGCAACATAAATCcatgagctgctgctgctgcagaaTCCCTTTGGTCTTTGGAATTTGgatatgctgctgctgctgctgcagattCCCTTTGGTCTTTTGATATGCTACTGCTGCTTACATCCTTTTTTAGCTTTGTAGAGTAGTTATTtgatgacccccccccccccctctcatatatggttttttttttattagccGATTTCTTCCCTGCTAACTCATAGTGGGCCTTAGAATAAAATATGCCATAGCTGTTTTGTGCTGTATGGTACACACACGATGGTTTATCCTTTTTTTAGGAGAGAATTTTCGTGTACAACGCAGGGAAAACACACACGCACCCTTCCCTTGCTACTTTAACATACGCACCACGCACAAAATGTAAACGACCAGAAACTCGGCACAAGCTCATGGCAACAGAGCGATCTAATCTTACTGATGCCAATGTTGCAATTCTGGGGCATTGCTTGTTTTATGAGTAAATGTACTGACGGCTCATAAACTTATCCTACTATATCATATAGGTCTAcgatctttctctttttttcagtTCTAGATTGATTAAACATTTTAGTGGTGCACGGCAGGTCTATACACCTTCCCAGGGCTATAAGAGCCAATGTGGCTATGCCAACATGAAAGTACATTTTGCACGTAAGCCCTTCAAGTATTTGGCTTTGGCACATGTTCTTGAAGTAGTGctacttggattttgacttctctgagaagttgttttgttgcaacccTAAGTTTGGCTGGGGGTTGCAAACCCCCTCtcccaaaaaaattcaaaaaataaaaaaatcataaacaattttttaaaaaaaaaactaagacaattctaagatttctgtgaattttttttttcaaaaataatatccttttatcatatttcatagagagggagtttggaaaaaaagaaaaatatacagctcatttattaactcatgttattttaactttttcatatctgctattatttttcttacacaaatcattgtttaagtaaactaataaaagtggtttttactaattttaagggtgttatggattagttatgaattaatctatctgtaacacatttactctatcatgcacgttacaataactattttaagattttatgtatttttagaagagagtggatcatgtaagaagactaaaaaaattagtttcataattttggattagtaaataattaactatgcatttaactcgaattaataaatgagttgcacgtttttcttttttttcaaactttctcttatgaaatatgatgcaaatgatattatttttgaaaaaaattcacagaaggtcttagaattgtcttagtttttttgaattttctatgatttttttattttttgaattttttagggtttttgcaacaaagttgAACTTCtcgagtgtttttttttcaacgAAACAATTTCTGAGGAGGAAAGTTAAAATTCAAGTAACTTTTAagggttttttatttttcccgTTAAAAATGGCTGTCGGAGGCGTCGCGCACAGCGGTGAAGCTGCGCGTGCCGGCACCGGTCGATTACGACTTGCGTGCGATCCCGGTCGCGAATCGCTAACCGGTGCGCGCGAGGGGCACGCAGGAGAG
Protein-coding regions in this window:
- the LOC133895689 gene encoding probable galacturonosyltransferase 4, which encodes MPAAAATARRWRWRRWKWRPRDAVLALLVASVLAPLALYSGAPISPLSGPILTGRSAFGRDPSNSITRNEMGKRLNVLAQENAADRSSEQLTGAASEGLNAKANRSNTSHHTSSPDNTIRVIKDQLRRAKTYILLLPSRGNHGFVRDLRRKMRDIQQALSDATRHRRLPNNVHGKIRVMELMLTKIKQVHENCVSVIDKLLATLHSTEDQVQTLKQRADYLAQVAAKALPKRLHCLALRLTNEYYLSSSYNQNFPYEEKFEDPKLQHYALFSDNVLAAAVVVNSTLVNAKKPTNHVFHIVTDKVNYAAMRMWFLRNPLGKAAVQVQNIEEFTWLNSSYSPVLKQLESHFMINYYFKTGQDKPDKNPKFQNPKYLSILNHLRFYLPEIFPKLSKVLFLDDDTVVQQDLSSLWSIDLRGKVNGAVQTCGETFHRFDRYLNFSNPLIAKKFDQRACGWAYGMNMFDLSEWRKQNITDVYHYWQKLNANRQLWRLGTLPAGLVTFWNHTFPLDRSWHLLGLGYKPNVNQRDMEGAAVIHYNGNLKPWLEIGLPKYRKYWSKYANFDNVFLRECNINP